In Lodderomyces elongisporus chromosome 1, complete sequence, a genomic segment contains:
- a CDS encoding uncharacterized protein (BUSCO:EOG092625AX), whose translation MKKGKGNGNGNDNDKSKTNSTNPLYHNHDQNQNHQQPYDNGVHNLNSPADLRYAERMQQNIATPTDEFSTYTTEQGPKTITLNKLSRKDREESGPPPRRSNLAGDSLTSLSSQSQSQSQLQSKNAKSKHTNKSVSVPTLENNLDMNVSGIEKQSSHQPQVGSSSPTNSSIPRSVEVFVEQSLARISRLNPDNQSTAKEQMGTLLQIAYREELLWTNNWAVQKIPELDGGGPLELECQKSGTVGESQKNDQELNLDLQSKSKSKSKSKQKQRKKQIAITKEDEFAQFDGDRTTKLNAQYVVDTAPSESFYQQQSKNASMSNSPTSPTFFASASASASASDTSLSQPSRLSYAAVNAKNKRDDDFISQERKRQRLERFENANKGATFTNNTSVFANSDSNGAFVGTCLALEKDYLRLTSAPDPAKVRPQSVLEQSIGFVKNKYSEMESPQKAYDYIKNQLKSIRQDLTVQHIKNEFTVYIYEQNARFSIKHNDLGEFNQCQTQLKYLYHLRRSSNHLLSNKFISSEAEMLCYKIIYMMITKNNSEICKLKTMVLREYHSYEVNEKDSDHLKLVATLFTCNNHKLLDNCYSFFQELSQYKDLETTQLALHMISNFLDDKVRLLALGSICEAYQKVSLKFLTQFLMFAEEAQCEEYLTKLKFAPVFLNNGEFDARGAKGTAREKISSSQKVDIKGQK comes from the exons ATGAA aaaaggaaaaggcaACGGCAACGgcaacgacaacgacaaaagcaaaacgAACTCTACCAATCCACTTTACCACAATCACGATCAGAACCagaatcatcaacaacccTACGACAATGGAGTGCACAATTTAAATAGTCCAGCAGATCTAAGGTACGCAGAACGAATGCAGCAAAATATAGCAACTCCCACGGATGAATTTTCTACATATACTACTGAACAAGGCCCAAAAACAATAACCTTGAATAAGCTTTCCCGTAAAGATCGCGAAGAAAGCGGACCACCTCCACGTCGACTGAACTTGGCTGGTGACTCTTTGAccctgttgctgctgcaactgcaactgcaactgcagcTACAACtgaaaaatgcaaaatctAAACATACTAACAAATCAGTATCAGTACCAACATTAGAAAACAATTTAGATATGAACGTGAGTGGTattgaaaagcaaagcTCTCATCAACCCCAGGTAGGTAGCTCTTCACCAACCAATTCTTCAATTCCACGCTCAGTTGAAGTATTTGTGGAACAAAGCTTAGCGCGTATATCAAGACTCAACCCAGATAATCAATCAACTGCCAAAGAGCAAATGGGGACATTGTTACAAATTGCATATAGAGAAGAACTTTTATGGACCAACAATTGGGCTGTGCAAAAAATACCTGAGCTAGACGGTGGCGGGCCACTTGAGCTTGAATGCCAAAAGCTGGGAACTGTTGGAGAACTGCAGAAGAACGATCAAGAATTGAACTTAGACCTACAATCGAAACTGAAACTGAAACTGAAACTGAAACAGAAGCagagaaaaaagcaaatagCGATTACAAAGGAAGATGAGTTTGCACAATTTGACGGAGACCGAACAACAAAACTCAATGCGCAGTATGTGGTGGATACTGCACCACTGGAGAGTTTCTATCAACAGCAATCGAAAAATGCATCTATGTCTAATTCTCCCACTTCTCCTACTTTCTTCGCTTCTGcctctgcttctgcttctgcttccgATACTTCATTATCTCAGCCCAGCCGTTTATCCTACGCGGCGGTaaatgcaaaaaacaagagagatgatgattttatttctcaagaaagaaaacgcCAGCGTCTTGAGCGCTTTGAAAATGCCAACAAGGGTGCAACTTTTACTAACAATACCAGTGTATTCGCAAACTCGGACAGCAATGGTGCATTTGTTGGAACGTGTTTGGCACTTGAGAAGGATTACTTGAGACTTACTTCAGCTCCGGATCCAGCTAAAGTGAGACCGCAATCAGTGTTGGAGCAAAGCATTGGTTTTGTTAAAAACAAGTACAGTGAGATGGAATCGCCACAAAAGGCTTATGACTATATCAAGAATCAGTTAAAGTCCATAAGACAGGACTTGACAGTACAGCATATCAAAAATGAATTTACTGTATACATTTATGAACAGAATGCTCGATTCTCGATCAAGCATAACGATTTGGGCGAATTCAATCAGTGTCAAACTCAACTAAAGTACCTTTATCATCTTCGACGATCATCCAACCACTTGCTTTCCAACAAATTCATTTCGCTGGAGGCTGAGATGCTATGTTACAAGATTATATACATGAtgattacaaaaaacaatagtGAGATTTGTAAATTGAAAACCATGGTTTTGCGAGAGTACCATAGTTACGAGGTCAATGAAAAGGATTCGGACCATTTGAAGCTAGTTGCTACATTGTTCACATGCAACAATCACAAACTACTTGATAATTGCTACCTGTTTTTCCAAGAATTGTCGCAGTACAAGGATCTAGAAACGACGCAGTTGGCATTGCATAtgatttccaatttcctTGATGATAAAGTAAGACTCTTGGCACTTGGCTCTATTTGCGAAGCCTACCAAAAAGTTTCGTTAAAATTTTTGACGCAGTTTCTAATGTTTGCTGAAGAAGCTCAGTGTGAAGAATATTTGACGAAACTCAAGTTTGCACCGGTATTTTTAAATAATGGGGAATTTGATGCCAGAGGTGCCAAGGGTACTGCGAGGGAGAAGATTTCATCGAGCCAGAAAGTAGATATCAAGgggcaaaaataa
- the MLS1 gene encoding malate synthase 1, translating into MSSPFPKVADKVKGVQVLGPIPDSAKHIFTPEALAFVATLHRGFGKRRLELLENRAKEQVLRDQGKLPNFLPETEHIRNDPTWTGPPLAPGLIDRRCEITGPTDRKMVINALNSNTATYMADFEDSLTPAWKNLVDGQVNLYDGVRRNLTYETNGKKYALNLEKGRHIPTLIVRPRGWHLTEKHVLVDGEAVSGGIFDFAIYFFNNAYETLNRGFGPYFYLPKMEHHLEAKLWNDIFNYSQDYIGMKRGTIRASVLIETIPAVFQMDEIIYQLREHSAGLNCGRWDYIFSYIKCLRNHPEFILPDRSQVTMAAPFMSSYVKLLVHTTHKRQVHALGGMAAQIPIKDDEAKNKQVLENVTKDKLREVTLGCDSCWVAHPALVPVVLKVFNEHMKGPNQIDLPPKEPFKPITQRDLLSPFVPGGVITENGIRANIIIGISYIEAWLRNIGCVPINYLMEDAATAEVSRTQIWQWVTHGAKTNTGKLITKDYVKQLLDEEYAKLTKSAKPGNKFKQAFAYFAPEALGEKYSDFVTTLIYDDITTIGRAIPGEKL; encoded by the coding sequence ATGTCTTCCCCATTCCCAAAAGTTGCAGATAAAGTCAAGGGCGTCCAAGTCCTTGGTCCAATCCCAGATAGCGCCAAACACATTTTCACACCAGAGGCATTGGCCTTTGTTGCCACATTACACCGTGGCTTTGGCAAGAGAAGACTCGAGTTGTTGGAAAACAGAGCCAAAGAGCAAGTCCTTAGAGACCAAGGTAAATTGCCAAACTTTCTTCCAGAGACTGAACACATTAGAAACGATCCTACTTGGACTGGCCCTCCATTGGCTCCAGGTTTGATTGACAGAAGATGTGAAATCACCGGTCCAACCGACAGAAAGATGGTTATCAATGCTTTGAACTCAAACACTGCCACCTATATGGCTGATTTCGAGGACTCTTTAACCCCAGCTTGGAAAAACTTGGTTGATGGTCAAGTTAACTTGTACGATGGTGTAAGAAGAAACTTGACGTATGAAACCAATGGTAAGAAATATGCAttgaatttggaaaaaggCAGACACATTCCAACTTTGATTGTTAGACCAAGAGGCTGGCACTTGACTGAGAAACACGTTTTGGTTGATGGTGAAGCTGTTTCTGGTGGTATTTTTGACTTTGccatttactttttcaacaatgcTTACGAGACTTTGAACAGAGGCTTTGGTCCTTACTTTTACTTGCCAAAAATGGAGCACCACTTGGAAGCCAAGTTGTGGAATGACATTTTCAACTACTCTCAAGACTACATTGGAATGAAGAGAGGTACAATCAGAGCTTCAGTGTTGATTGAGACCATCCCTGCAGTGTTTCAAATGGATGAGATCATTTACCAATTGAGAGAACATTCAGCTGGTTTGAATTGTGGTAGATGGGATTACATCTTTTCATACATCAAGTGTCTTAGAAACCACCCAGAGTTTATCCTTCCAGACAGATCGCAAGTCACCATGGCAGCTCCATTCATGTCCTCTTATGTTAAGCTCTTGGTGCACACCACACACAAGAGACAAGTTCACGCTTTGGGTGGTATGGCTGCTCAAATCCCAATTAAGGATGACGAGgcaaaaaacaagcaaGTTTTGGAGAATGTTACCAAGGATAAATTGAGAGAGGTTACCTTGGGCTGTGACTCTTGTTGGGTTGCACACCCGGCATTAGTGCCAGTTGTCCTCAAGGTGTTTAACGAACACATGAAGGGACCAAACCAAATTGACTTGCCTCCAAAGGAGCCATTCAAGCCAATCACTCAAAGAGACTTGTTGAGCCCATTTGTTCCAGGTGGTGTTATTACCGAAAACGGTATCAGAGCCAATATCATCATTGGTATTTCGTACATTGAGGCATGGTTGAGAAACATTGGTTGTGTTCCAATCAACTACTTGATGGAAGATGCCGCTACTGCTGAAGTGTCAAGAACACAAATCTGGCAATGGGTGACCCACGGTGCAAAGACCAACACCGGTAAGTTGATCACCAAAGACTATGTGAAACAATTGTTGGACGAAGAATACGCCAAGTTGACAAAGAGTGCCAAGCCAGGTAACAAGTTTAAACAAGCCTTTGCTTACTTTGCACCAGAGGCACTCGGAGAGAAATACTCTGACTTTGTCACTACTTTGATCTACGATGACATCACCACCATTGGCAGAGCTATCCCAGGTGAGAAGTTGTAA